In the Nicotiana tabacum cultivar K326 chromosome 16, ASM71507v2, whole genome shotgun sequence genome, one interval contains:
- the LOC107786491 gene encoding uncharacterized protein LOC107786491 gives MEEGLRPTFCRSVSRGSRCTRGVNLVVTDTVAVGFMVRERRGGARVLEGSSLVFVPWSWRQTILVALSVRNKLDFIIGSSVKPPDSSPLARQWQRCIDLVVSWLTNSLSKDIAHSVEYSELAKDIWSELEERYSQADAAKIFELKKELTHISQGLLDIASYFNKIKQLWNEIDALSISRVRFCSNCDFKSNYQKDDDVRKAYQFLMGFNNMRSRGMSLPLLSFSYICLFQCWVSKQEFPSKVNFDAQRPLTFKYCKKSDHTIDKCYKLYGYAPNFMFTEGPSSRKTAAHV, from the exons atggagGAAGGTTTGAGACCAACGTTTTGCAGATCCGTGTCCAGGGGGTCAAGGTGCACTAGGGGTGTTAATCTGGTGGTCACCGACACTGTTGCCGTCGGGTTTATGGTGAGGGAAAGgaggggcggcgctagggttcttgaGG ggTCTTCATTAGTTTTTGTACCTTGGAGTTGGAGACAAACCATCCTTGTGGCTTTGTCTGTTAGAAATAAGCTGGATTTCATTATTGGATCCTCAGTCAAGCCTCCTGACAGTTCTCCCTTGGCGAGACAATGGCAGAGGTGTATTGATTTGGTCGTCTCTTGGTTAACCAACTCCTTGTCCAAAGACATTGCCCATAGTGTTGAGTACTCTGAACTTGCCAAAGATATTTGGAGTGAGTTGGAGGAAAGATATAGTCAAGCAGATGCTGCAAAGATATTTGAGCTTAAGAAAGAGTTAACTCACATCTCACAAGGGTTACTTGATATTGCCTCATATTTCAACAAAATCAAGCAATTGTGGAATGAAATTGATGCCTTGTCAATCAGTAGAGTCAGGTTTTGTAGCAACTGTGATTTCAAATCTAACTATCAGAAAGATGATGATGTTCGAAAGGCGTATCAATTTTTGATGGGTTTCAATAAT ATGAGAAGCAGAGGCATGTCTCTACCTCTTCTCAGTTTCTCCTACATCTGCCTCTTTCAATGCTGGGTGTCTAAACAAGAGTTCCCTTCCAAAGTTAATTTTGATGCTCAAAGACCTCTTACATTCAAATATTGTAAGAAATCAGATCACACTATTGACAAATGCTATAAATTATATGGGTATGCTCCAAACTTCATGTTCACAGAAGGTCCTAGCAGTAGGAAAACTGCAGCTCATGTTTAA
- the LOC107786492 gene encoding protein OSB1, mitochondrial — protein sequence MAAAAARSLSIFKRAAQFLRHQHFSSSSAANHGPWDFYYDDSEGEESAVYQHALKFQRPSTIKQNQVLHNSVSLIGKIDSPFRRINTTNGAFGLHTFLNVSASSQSRPFFKVMLKMWDEMAEVSMEHLKPKDLVYVWGHLRSYNKTDQNGKHMMRYEVVVKEINFATPDVQVSATPEFEKKESGDEDELEKYRNRIHLWQIFFASPYEWMDFRKSKVNPKYPDFKHRDTGEVLWLRTDDPPWIKRQLDILDSRLVYQGF from the exons ATGGCAGCAGCAGCCGCCCGTTCCCTCTCCATATTCAAAAGGGCAGCTCAATTTCTCCGCCACCAGCACTTCTCGTCGTCGTCGGCGGCGAATCACGGGCCGTGGGATTTCTATTACGATGACAGTGAAGGCGAGGAAAGTGCCGTGTATCAGCACGCCCTCAAATTCCAACGGCCGTCAACCATAAAACAAAACCAAGTTCTACACAACTCCGTCAGTCTCATAGGAAAAATTGATTCTCCGTTCAGAAGAATTAACACCACTAACGGCGCTTTTGGCCTTCATACTTTCCTCAATGTCTCCGCTTCTTCTCAGTCCCGTCCCTTTTTTAA AGTTATGCTGAAGATGTGGGATGAAATGGCGGAAGTGTCAATGGAGCATTTGAAACCGAAGGATTTGGTCTATGTTTGGGGTCATTTGAGATCATACAATAAGACTGACCAGAATGGTAAACACATGATGAGATACGAG GTAGTTGTCAAGGAAATAAATTTTGCGACTCCAGATGTTCAAGTCTCAGCAACCCCAGAATTTGAGAAGAAAGAATCAGGAG ATGAAGATGAATTGGAGAAGTATAGGAACCGGATCCATTTGTGGCAAATTTTCTTCGCTAGCCCTTATGAATGGATGGACTTCAGGAAGAGTAAAGTCAATCCTAAATACCCAGACTTTAAGCACAGAGATACTGGTGAAGTTCTCTGGCTCAGGACGGATGATCCACCGTGGATAAAAAGACAGTTGGACATTCTAGATTCTAGATTAGTTTACCAAGGTTTCTAA